GTGGGTGGTCCCCCCGAACTCGGGCCCTGCGGGCCCTCGAACAGCAGGACCCCCCACCCACGCCCCGTTTTCTTCGCCCCTACCCCCGCGTCGTTCCGGGAGGGACTCCCGCGACTTCTGGGGGTTTTGGGGGAAGAGGGAGAGGCCGAGTTGACGGGTGGGGGCGAGGGCGGAAGGTAGGAGGCAGAGGCCGGGATGAAGCTCGTTGTCGAGAAGGTCGGGCGGATCGAGCGGGCGGAGATCGAGGTCCGGCCGCTGACGGTGTTCATCGGGGAGAACGGGACGGGGAAGACGTGGACGGCGATGGGGCTGTTTGCGTTGCTGAAGAACTCGTACGGCCGAGGGCGTAACGAGAAGCGGTCGACGGGGGATGTCGAACGGTTGCTCGTGGACCGCGCGAACGAGATCGTCGAGCAGGTAGAGAAGACGCCGGGGGAGAGCCTGTTCGAGGTTCGACGTTCGGAGCTACTCCGGATGTTGCCCGAGCAGGTCGAGGTCCGGCTGGATCGGATCGATGGGGAGAAGCTCGTAGGGGCGACGCTCGACGAACGAGCGCAGTTACGCCTCGCGCTCACGCAGCAGGCGCTGGTCCGGTATCCGGTGGATCTGCTCCTTCGGTTGAAGCTCTCGCCCCGACAGCTCTCGGCAACGCTCCTCGAAGGGGACGCCGAGCCCTTAGTCAGCACGAACTTCAGCAGTCCCGATCTGCGAGAGGCGGTTCAAAAGCAACTCGCGATCCTTCTCTTCGCCTGGATACGGCGCCTGCGCGTGCTGCCCGTGGAGCGGGATTTCTTGTCGCAGAAATTTGTGCAGCTCCTCCTCCACGGCCAAAGCATGCGGTTGTCCGTGGGGCAGCAGGCGTTCTGTGAGCTTCTGGGATTCGCCCAGGCACGAAGTGCGTCCTCGTCACGGGAGGATCCGGAGCTCGTGCGTCTCACGGGACAAGTGCTCGGGGGACGATTCAGGTTCGAATACCCCAGCGCCTCGCTCGTCTTCACGCCCCAAGAAGCGAACGCCCCGAGCACGATTCCGATCGCCGGATGCGCTTCGATGCAAAAGTCACTCGCCGGCCTCCAGTTCTTCCTCGAAACGGCCGAACGTGGTGACTTCTTGATCATCGACGAACCCGAGCTCAGCGCGCACCCGGAAGCCCAGGTGAAGCTCGTCGAGCTCTTCGCGCTGATGATCCGCCAAGGGATCCAGCTCGTGCTCATCACGCACTCGCCGTACATCATCGACCGCCTGTCCACGCTCATCGAGCTCGCGCGCCTCGACGAGGCGAAGCGGGCGCGTGTGGCGGACGCGCTCGCGTTGAAAAACGCAGGTGCTTACGTGAAACCGGACGAAGTGGCCGTCTGGCAGTTCAACAAGGATGGGAGCGTCACCAGCGTCTACGACGAGGAGAGCGGCTCCATCAACTGGTCGACGTTCACGCGGGTGACCAACCAGGAGAGCGTCACGGTCAACCGGATCCTCGACGAGGCTGACGACGGAGCTGGCGAGAGTGCTTGAAGCGCTGCTCTGGGACTGCTTCGAAGGTCCAAGCAAGTGCGAAGCCGATGGGCTCGCTGCCGCGATCCAAAGACTGCCCGCCCACACGGTCGCGCTCGGGTTCCGCCTCGACGGCTCGGCTTTCCGCAAAGCCGTAGGGCTCGCGGGTGATCGGTGCTGTGATCGCCTGCTCCTCGTTCTGCAAAGGCCTCCCGCGAAGGAGACGCGAGCAACGCTGCTCCTGATCGAGATGAAGGGAAGGAAACACGCGGATGCCCTCGAACAGCTGGAGACGACGCTCGACGCCCTGCGTAGCTACCTGCGGGATCGGCTCACGTCACACGCCTTCAGCCGAACGGACTTCATCGCGGTCGTGATCTCCGATCGCGCCTCCCAATCGGAAGAACGGACCGTCGAGGAGAAACACTTTCGACGTAAGCACGGGGCGCGTCTGTACACGCTTCGCGGACAGAGAGTCCGTCAAGGGCACCCGGCCCCGAGCGTCGACCTGACGGAGCTCCTCCGTCCCGTGACGGCGACCAGCTCCTGAGCGTCACTTTCCCACTGCACGACATGCCTCGAACGCGTTCGAGGAGCTCCCCACACTCTGTAGAGGGTGTCTCGAACGCATTCGAGGAGCTCCCCACACTCTGTGGAAGGTGTCTCGAACACGTTCGAGGAGCTCCCCACACATGGCCCGGGGTGGCTTCCACGCGTTCGAGGGACACCATCAGGTGTGCGAGACCGCTCTCGCACGCGCGCAAGACCATCCCCGCACGCTGCATCGGGTGTCTCGAACACGTTCGAGGAGCTCCCCACACATGGCCGGGGGTGGCTTCCACGCGTTCAAGGAGGATCGTGACACGCGGGCGGCCCCTCTTGCGCCCGTCCCCGCGCCTCGAGCGGCCTACTCCGTCGCGTGTTTCCCGAGCCCCTCCGGCGAGCCCGCGCGACGCGGCGCGAGCGCGAGCACGAGCAACGTCGCGACGTAGGGCAAGGTCTGGATGAGGTCGCCGATCGCCGTCTTGCGCGCGTCGTCCTGGAGGACGATCTGCAGCGCTTCGAGCACGCCAAACGCGAGGCACGCGAGCGCCGCGCGGCCAGCTCGCCAGCCAGAGACGACGACCGCGGCGAGCGCGATGAAGCCGCGGCCCGCAGACATGCCCGACTCGAAGCGCTGCTGGTCATACGCGAGGTGCGCGCCGCCAAGCGCGCAGATCGCGCCGGAGACCACGAGCGCGGAGAGGCGGACACGCGTGACCGAGATGCCCACACTCGCAGCCGCGACAGGGTTCTCGCCCGCCGCGCGCACGCGCAAGCCGAAGCGGGTGTTGCGGAGGAGGAACGGGGTCGCGGCGACCGCGGCGAGCGCGCAGAAGAAGACGGGATCGAGGAGGACGCGAAGGAGCATCGCTCCACCCGTCGCGCCCGTGGGGCCAAAGCGGAAGGCCTCGATGCCAGGAGAGTTCGAGGCGCTGTCGTAGAGGGCGCGAAGGCCCATGCGGGTCGCCGCGAGCGCGAGGAGGTTCAAGGCGATGCCGCTGATGACCGCGTGGATTCGCGCGCGCTCGGTGAGCTGGCCATGGCCGAGCGAGAGGAGGACGCCCGCGCCGATCGCCGCGACGAGGCCAAGCGTGGGGCTCTGCGTGGCGTGCGTGACGGCGACCGCAGTAAACGCCCCCGTGAGGAGGATGCCCTCGAGGCCAATCTGGATGACGCCCGCGCGCTCGGCCCAGACGCCGCCGATCGCAGCACAGGTGTAAGGCACGGCGATGCGGAGCGACTCGGCGAGCATGCCGAGGGAGAGGATCGAGCTCACGAGCGGGCCTCCTCCGAAGCTGGCGTGGAGACGGGTTTGTCGTTCGGGGACTCGGGCTCGTCCTTCGCGACGGGCACGCGCCTCGATGCGACGCGGCTCGCGACCGCGACGAGGACGATGAGCGTCGCCTCGAGGACGTCCATGGCCTCCTTCGGGACACGCGCGTTCACCACGAGGCCGGCTTGCTCGAGCGTGCCGAGGAAGATCGCCGCGAGCACGATGCCGATCGCCTTGCCACGGCCGAGCATGGCGACCGCGATGCCACTCCAGCCCGCGCCCGCGCCAAGGCCGAGCTCGTAATACCCCTTGTACCCGAGCGCGGTGGAGGAGACGGCGAGCGCAGCGATGGCGCCGGAGAGGAGCATCGCGAGCAGCAAGCGCCGCTCGACGTCGATGCCCTCGGCACGGCAAGCCTCGGGGCGAAGGCCGACCCAGCGGATCTCACGGCCAGGCCGCGTGCGCTCGAGCAAGGCCATGCCGACGAAGACGGTGACGACCGCGAGAGGGAAAGCAAAACTCGCAGCGCTGCCCGCGAGCGAGGGAGCGACACGATCGAGGCGCGGGAGAGCCGCACCAGGCGCGATGTCCGCGGTGCGGAGCGACGCAGAGCCGAGCACCGTGGAGAAGGTCCACGGCAAGACCGCGTCCACGATGCGGTTGACCATGATCGCCGTGATGATCTCGTGCACGCCGCGGCGCGCGCGCAGGATCGCAGGGACAAACGCGACGAGCGCGCCGACCGCGGCAGCCGAGGCGAGCGCGATCGGCAAGGCGATCGGCATGGGAAGCGAGGCAGGCAGCCTCGACGCGACGAGCGCGCCGACGAGGCTCGCGAGCGCGAGCTGGCCCTCGGCGCCGATGTTGAAGAGGCCAGCGCGCAGCGCGATCTCGAACGCGAGGCCCGTGAAGAGCAGCGGCGTCGCCTTGAAGAGGACCTGTCCAAGGCCATACGGCGTGCCCCACGTGCCCTCGAACGCGAGGCGGAGCGCCGCGGCCGGCGCTTGTCCGAACGCGAAGGCGATGAGGTTGAAGAGGAGGACGCCGCCCGCAATCGAGAGGACGATCGGGAGGAGCACGCGCGCACGAAGGCCCTTCACGTGTCCTCCATGCCGAGCATGGCCCGGCCGATGACGTCGTCGGAGGTCTGGGGCGGGAGGTCGGCGACGATGCGGCCGCGGTGCAAGACGAGGATGCGATGCGAGAGGCGCCGGAGCTCGTGCAGGTCCGCGCTCACGACGAGCACGCCGAGGCCCATCCCGGCAGCCTTGACGACGTGGCCATGGATCGTCGACGCCGCGCCGACGTCGACGCCGCGGGTCGGCTGTCCAAGGACGACGAGCGCGCGCTCGGGGCTCGCCTCGATCCGATCGAGCGCGCGCGCCACGACGACCTTCTGCTGGTTGCCGCCGGAGAGATCACCGACGCGCCGCGCAGGATCGGGAGGGCTCACGCCGAAGCGCTCGATGCGCCGCGTGACGAGCGCAGCCTCCGCGACGGGGCCGTCGATCTCGCCGAGCTCACCGAGCACGAGGTTGTCCCCCGTGGACGCGTCGAGCATGAGCCCGTCCGCGTGGCGATCCTCGTGCACCACGGCGATGGCGCGGCGACGCGCGCGGAGCTCCTCCGCGGATCGAGCGGCCAAGAGGCGCGCGCCGCCGAGGACGATCGACCCCGCCGCGCCCGGCTCGAGCCCCGCGATGGCGCGGACGAGCTCGCGTTGCCCGTTGCCCTCGATGCCCGCGACGCCCACGATCTCGCCCTTCTTCACGGTGAACGAGAGGCCGTCGAGCACACGCTTGCCCGCGGCGTCGACGAGCACGAGGTCCTCGAGGGAGAGCGCGACCTCGGCCTCGTCCGAGAGCGCAGGCGGGCTCGCCTCGGGCGGCGGCTCTCCGCCCATGATCGCCCGCGTGAGCTCGTCTTCGAGCCGCTGCGGATCCTCACGCTCGTCCACGAGGATCGGCCGCGTGAGCACGGTCCTGCCGCGCCGCATGATGGTCACGTGGCCAGCGAAGCGGAGGACCTCGTCCATACGATGCGTGACCACCGCGATCGTCGCGCCTCCTTCGGCGAGGGCGCCGAGCGTCGTGTAGAGCTCCTCCGCTTCGAGCGGCGAGAGCACCGCGGTCGGCTCGTCGAGCAGGATCGCGCGGGCGCCGCGGTAGAGCACGCGCAGGATCTCCAGGCGCTGGCGCTCGCCGACCGCGAGGTCGGAGGTGCACGCGTCGAGGTCCACCCGGAGGCCCGTCTTTTCCATGAGCGCGCTCGCCTCAAGCCGCGCACGAGCGAGGTCGAGCCGACCGAACGAGCGCGTAGGTTCATGCCCGAGGACGAGGTTCTCCAGCGCCGTGAACGCGGAGACGAGCATGAAGTGCTGGTGCACCATGCCAATCGCCGCGGCACTTCCTTCGATCCGCACGTCCCCCGAGACACGCGGGGCGAGGCCCACCGCCGCCTTGAGCAGCGTGGATTTGCCGGCCCCGTTCTCCCCGAGGATCGCGTGGATCACGCCGGGCTCGAGCTTGACCGTGGCGGATCGGACGGCCCAGCAGTCGCCGTAACGGACGGCGACGTTCTCGAGCTCGATCACGGGGCCACGCATCGCGCCGAGGATACCCCGGGCCACGCGCGCCGGGATCCACGCCGATGCGTTTTTCGCGCCGTGCGCTCCCGGCCCCTTCGACTATCGTCCGCGGCGTGCGCCCTCGGTTTTCCCTCGTCGTGACGCTCTTCCTCGTCTCCGGCTCGACCGGGCTGCTCTACGAGGTCGCGTTCGGCAAGCTGCTCGGTTACGTCTTCGGCGCGACCGCGTACGCCGTGAGCACGGTGCTCGCCGCGTTCATGGCAGGCCTCGCGCTCGGCGCGCACCTCGGCGGAAAACGCGCGAGCCGGATCGAGCGCCCGCTCGTCGCCTACGGGGTGCTGGAGATCGTCGTCGGCCTCGTCGTCGCCGCCTCGCCCGCCGCGCTCGAGGCGCTCACCGCGGCGTACGTCCACGTGGCGCAGCGGGCCCCGGGCTCACTCGCGATCCTCACCGCGGCGCGCGGCGCGCTCACCGCGCTCGTGGTGATCGTTCCGACGGTGGCGATGGGCGCGACGCTCCCGATCCTCTCACGCGTCGTCGCCGGCGAGGTGGGCGCCGAGAGCCGGCGCCGCCTCTCGTTCCTCTACGCCATCAACACGGCCGGCGGCGCGATGGGCGCGCTGACGAGCGCCTACCTCGTGCTGCCCGCGCTCGGCGTACGAGGCACGATCTGGGCTGCAGCGCTCGCGAACGTGACGATCGGCGTGACCGCGATCGTCGTGGGCCGACGTGGCCCCGCGGCCGCGCAGAGCGAGACGAACGAGACGAACGAAGCCAAGGCGGAGCGCACGAAGGAGCCGGCACCCGCCGCGGAGCACGGTGCTTACCGCGAGGGGACGGCGCTCGTGTTCGCGTTCGCTTCGGGCTTCATCGTGTTCGCGGCCGAGGTCGTGGAGACGCACCTGCTCGCGTTGCTCATCGGCAACAGCGCGTATGCGTTTGGCCTGATGCTCGCCGTCTTCCTCGTCTGCCTGGCGATCGGCGCGGCGCGCTCCCCTGCCCTCGCCGAGAAGCGCGGCGATCGCGCGCTCGCGCTTGGCCTCGGCGCCGCCGCGATCTCGCTCGCCGTCACGATGCCGCTCTGGGCCGAGCTGCCGCGCCTCTTCCTCTTCGCCGGCAAACACGTGCACTCGTGGGCCGG
The nucleotide sequence above comes from Polyangium spumosum. Encoded proteins:
- a CDS encoding AAA family ATPase; protein product: MKLVVEKVGRIERAEIEVRPLTVFIGENGTGKTWTAMGLFALLKNSYGRGRNEKRSTGDVERLLVDRANEIVEQVEKTPGESLFEVRRSELLRMLPEQVEVRLDRIDGEKLVGATLDERAQLRLALTQQALVRYPVDLLLRLKLSPRQLSATLLEGDAEPLVSTNFSSPDLREAVQKQLAILLFAWIRRLRVLPVERDFLSQKFVQLLLHGQSMRLSVGQQAFCELLGFAQARSASSSREDPELVRLTGQVLGGRFRFEYPSASLVFTPQEANAPSTIPIAGCASMQKSLAGLQFFLETAERGDFLIIDEPELSAHPEAQVKLVELFALMIRQGIQLVLITHSPYIIDRLSTLIELARLDEAKRARVADALALKNAGAYVKPDEVAVWQFNKDGSVTSVYDEESGSINWSTFTRVTNQESVTVNRILDEADDGAGESA
- a CDS encoding ABC transporter permease subunit; amino-acid sequence: MKGLRARVLLPIVLSIAGGVLLFNLIAFAFGQAPAAALRLAFEGTWGTPYGLGQVLFKATPLLFTGLAFEIALRAGLFNIGAEGQLALASLVGALVASRLPASLPMPIALPIALASAAAVGALVAFVPAILRARRGVHEIITAIMVNRIVDAVLPWTFSTVLGSASLRTADIAPGAALPRLDRVAPSLAGSAASFAFPLAVVTVFVGMALLERTRPGREIRWVGLRPEACRAEGIDVERRLLLAMLLSGAIAALAVSSTALGYKGYYELGLGAGAGWSGIAVAMLGRGKAIGIVLAAIFLGTLEQAGLVVNARVPKEAMDVLEATLIVLVAVASRVASRRVPVAKDEPESPNDKPVSTPASEEARS
- a CDS encoding ABC transporter ATP-binding protein, yielding MRGPVIELENVAVRYGDCWAVRSATVKLEPGVIHAILGENGAGKSTLLKAAVGLAPRVSGDVRIEGSAAAIGMVHQHFMLVSAFTALENLVLGHEPTRSFGRLDLARARLEASALMEKTGLRVDLDACTSDLAVGERQRLEILRVLYRGARAILLDEPTAVLSPLEAEELYTTLGALAEGGATIAVVTHRMDEVLRFAGHVTIMRRGRTVLTRPILVDEREDPQRLEDELTRAIMGGEPPPEASPPALSDEAEVALSLEDLVLVDAAGKRVLDGLSFTVKKGEIVGVAGIEGNGQRELVRAIAGLEPGAAGSIVLGGARLLAARSAEELRARRRAIAVVHEDRHADGLMLDASTGDNLVLGELGEIDGPVAEAALVTRRIERFGVSPPDPARRVGDLSGGNQQKVVVARALDRIEASPERALVVLGQPTRGVDVGAASTIHGHVVKAAGMGLGVLVVSADLHELRRLSHRILVLHRGRIVADLPPQTSDDVIGRAMLGMEDT
- a CDS encoding ABC transporter permease subunit is translated as MSSILSLGMLAESLRIAVPYTCAAIGGVWAERAGVIQIGLEGILLTGAFTAVAVTHATQSPTLGLVAAIGAGVLLSLGHGQLTERARIHAVISGIALNLLALAATRMGLRALYDSASNSPGIEAFRFGPTGATGGAMLLRVLLDPVFFCALAAVAATPFLLRNTRFGLRVRAAGENPVAAASVGISVTRVRLSALVVSGAICALGGAHLAYDQQRFESGMSAGRGFIALAAVVVSGWRAGRAALACLAFGVLEALQIVLQDDARKTAIGDLIQTLPYVATLLVLALAPRRAGSPEGLGKHATE